One segment of Solanum lycopersicum chromosome 1, SLM_r2.1 DNA contains the following:
- the LOC138344325 gene encoding uncharacterized protein codes for MDGKLKEEARYFEFDLDEVEKDHYACRADMTFWPRNTCEIKEFASPFKGIIEITKEEILHKAGFRIASSFSAGQIFKEVSLAGQFIGTEYHIPKYWIDSYCLNVRFLASFITEAGILLRSGKNGISVKAHRMIAMGFKTARTFGLMPFTTMGTKQFVFARTMEDL; via the exons ATGGATGGTAAGTTGAAGGAAGAAGCCAGATATTTTGAGTTTGATCTTGATGAAGTAGAGAAAGATCATTATGCTTGCAGAGCAGATATGACCTTTTGGCCAAGGAACACTTGTGAAATCAAG GAGTTCGCAAGCCCTTTCAAAGGGATAATTGAAATTACAAAAGAGGAAATTCTGCACAAAGCTGGTTTCAGGATTG CGTCAAGCTTCTCTGCTGGTCAAATTTTCAAAGAAGTTTCTCTTGCTGGTCAGTTTATTGGTACTGAATATCACATCCCCAAGTACTGGATTGATTCTTATTGCCTT AACGTGAGGTTCCTAGCTAGCTTCATCACAGAAGCTGGAATTCTCCTCAGGAGTGGCAAG AATGGAATTAGTGTGAAGGCTCACAGAATGATTGCCATGGGATTCAAAACTGCCAGAACTTTTGGTCTGATGCCGTTCACCACTATGGGAACAAAACAATTTGTGTTTGCCAGAACAATGGAGGATCTATGA